From Carettochelys insculpta isolate YL-2023 chromosome 8, ASM3395843v1, whole genome shotgun sequence, a single genomic window includes:
- the LOC142017062 gene encoding uncharacterized protein LOC142017062 — protein sequence MKSLRFSAQRKWSLCSAMEVLDMATRTSNITTSQHTGSSGFLSPEWKATEEPFEKDIPTTSRVPSDGLEMLQSMLTRVFPRNRLEKMKKEYRGLKTWAEKAEYLDQLIMKRGPKMRTEQNPASRFKEMVGKIQHTTKERIRSCSDTSADSQLQEEQLSEIENEPKEDSDLSLRIAETVLRSVERDLNYAQEYAASEEDLSFPTVGGVSVPTTSQKLSTKKVSENLSRKSSEDQGTSVDSESITAVTQERETEWENKHVEEEIEHLEPAGLSSKGAHLSGLENYPVIQIQYQQPILSGDKFEPFLRHIGRTQSSAQNEKKEDQEIPIFTLLKNKLSCADIKEDQDPPVKASSDIAARSSDINLSTNGQHLSILKLIESEMDLEEDGIGAKEESPTLAISTDLSEKWQEEKLSEIEIEHLKSFLSKTLEDFLIDKLIKIIMLKSVLSKSLEGFVSEKLSEIVVETKMGLGEEYQNLQSMIDGSPVILEKEFLGKHIFMEMFSEPEIVNLKSVLSKNLQDRLIERFSETGIITNLELEKQHKNLSLQGVKDRSGMVLVPDLAEKMHESCEDRLSEMEISLKSIVNRNMQDRPISRLLETRESEEMAIRKEHQNFSFPGVDERQPKREADLLKKWNGQSKEKCSEPEIIIKYLNQNLQNGAIEGHSQTGANTEIELGKKHQNHSLQIIKVRLPMAMETNSPNIGQDHHKRELSEQQINLKSDSEKTLQDYLIERLLETEIMSLKEFLNKCLQDHLLQKLSETGLIMKEELETVHQKHSWTNILKGQPGAVETDLCDVNQVRSGRSLAKPQEEPVLSQPIQDFLPEVLSETEIRNLKSFLSKKIQDHIVKRISEIGLITEEELKKIYQNLFVLRANQRLSRAVESDLPEEEQNLSLKSLLTKILRDRLSETKLVHLKSLLSKILKESHRDKLSETEISLKSTLSSNLQELPIESISETGLINERELGGVCQNLLLQNVKGKPLIVPDTYTLQKGKYHSNQSLDNLTIINEKPVLGKEKLELPVENVPGQVTCVVANLIDETQTSRVIHLPQKNILKGESQDQQSYFGKAEVEHSKPDFGKSLKVKQPYENLKGTRETVESPSLNAHDISVQTELKEYLCKPTLSFPVNPQTFIFVHSGSEEETKSPDKSHKKSKRKKKHAKRSKKHVASCCPPQGQVLMCTQFKKEKQIGFNNCTEMLKEKHRKHSEPPSPRSCVSEAKKDSKHSTVSDILNKESLKQKAEQEREDDGRPKKSLSKSKIPAATVSELKLQHSAKTLQEKSYNYADKKELDMEIFRHLEKAVERALCDLGEVPEVILYQPLHSARSHTAPSICSPTKETHRVQPGSSYTTSLAPSAGDDPGNATNSKFDILDSQEQHVKLASEKWAVVCKIIQRILQQNLRSQKDGE from the exons attggaaaaaatgaaaaaggaatatCGGGGTCTGAAAACATGGGCTGAAAAGGCTGAGTATTTAGATCAACTCATCATGAAAAGGGGACCTAAAATGAGGACAGAGCAGAATCCG GCTTCTCGCTTCAAGGAGATGGTTGGAAAGATACAACATACTACCAAGGAAAGAATCAGAAGCTGTTCTGACACATCAG CTGATTCACAGTTACAGGAAGAGCAGCTGTCTGAAATTGAG AATGAACCCaaagaggattctgacctgtccTTGAGAATTGCAGAGACAGTACTGAGAAGTGTGGAAAGAGATTTAAACTATGCccaggaatatgcagcatctgaagaagatCTTTCTTTTCCCACAGTGGGTGGAGTATCTGTACCTACTACTTCTCAAAAATTGTCAACTAAGAAAGTATCTGAAAATCTGAGTAGGAAATCTTCAGAAGATCAGGGAACAAGTGTGGACTCAGAAAGTATTACTGCTGTCACTCAAGAGAGGGAAACAGAATGGGAAAATAAACATGTTGAAGAAGAAATAGAACATCTGGAACCAGCTGGCTTGTCATCAAAGGGGGCTCACCTCTCAGGTTTAGAAAATTATCCAGTAATACAAATACAG TACCAGCAACCTATCCTGAGTGGAGACAAGTTTGAGCCTTTTTTGAGACACATAGGTAGAACACAGTCGAGtgcacaaaatgaaaagaaagaagaTCAAGAAATACCTATTTTCACTCTTCTGAAAAACAAGCTTTCTTGTGCAGATATTAAAGAAGACCAAGATCCACCTGTCAAGGCCTCTTCAGATATTGCAGCAAGAAGTTCAGATATTAATTTAAGCACGAATGGTCAGCACCTATCCATATTAAAACTTATAGAATCAGAGATGGACTTAGAGGAAGATGGGATCGGTGCTAAAGAAGAGTCCCCAACACTGGCTATAAGTACAGATTTGTCAGAGAAATGGCAAGAGGAAAAACTTTCAGAAATAGAAATAGAACATCTAAAGTCTTTCTTAAGTAAAACTCTTGAAGACTTTCTTATAGATAAacttataaaaataataatgctgAAATCTGTTTTAAGCAAAAGTCTGGAAGGCTTTGTCTCAGAGAAACTTTCAGAAATTGTTGTAGAAACAAAGATGGGATTAGGAGAAGAATACCAGAACCTACAGAGCATGATAGATGGATCACCTGTTATTTTAGAGAAAGAGTTTCTTGGAAAACATATATTCATGGAAATGTTTTCAGAACCAGAAATAGtaaatttaaaatctgttttgaGTAAAAACCTCCAAGATCGTCTCATAGAAAGATTTTCTGAAACAGGGATAATCACCAATTTGGAGTTAGAAAAGCAGCACAAGAATCTGTCATTACAGGGAGTTAAAGACAGATCAGGAATGGTTTTGGTGCCAGATTTAGCTGAGAAAATGCATGAGAGTTGTGAAGACAGGCTTTCAGAAATGGAAATCAGTCTTAAATCTATTGTCAACCGAAATATGCAAGATCGTCCCATATCAAGGCTTTTAGAAACAAGGGAAAGTGAAGAGATGGCGATAAGAAAGGAAcatcaaaacttttcttttccaGGTGTTGATGAGAGACAACCAAAGCGTGAGGCAGATTTATTGAAGAAGTGGAATGGTCAATCCAAGGAAAAATGTTCAGAacctgaaataataataaaatatctaAATCAAAACCTACAAAATGGTGCCATAGAAGGACATTCACAAACAGGGGCAAATACAGAGATTGAGTTAGGAAAAAAGCACCAAAATCACTCACTGCAGATCATCAAAGTCAGATTGCCGATGGCTATGGAGACAAATTCACCTAACATAGGACAAGATCATCACAAGCGGGAGCTTTCTGAACAACAAATAAATCTAAAATCTGATTCAGAGAAAACTCTCCAAGATTATCTCATAGAAAGACTTTTGGAAACAGAAATAATGAGTTTAAAGGAGTTTTTAAACAAATGTCTCCAGGATCATCTCCTACAGAAACTCTCAGAAACAGGATTAATCATGAAAGAGGAGTTAGAGACAGTACATCAGAAACATTCCTGGACAAACATTCTGAAAGGACAGCCAGGAGCAGTGGAGACAGACTTATGTGATGTAAATCAAGTTCGTTCTGGTAGGAGTCTTGCTAAACCACAAGAAGAACCTGTTTTAAGTCAGCCTATACAGGACTTCCTTCCTGAGGTACTCTCAGAAACAGAAATAAGGAATTTAAAGTCATTTTTAAGCAAAAAGATCCAAGATCATATTGTAAAACGCATCTCTGAAATAGGGTTGATCACAGAGGAAGAGTTAAAAAAGATATACCAGAATTTGTTTGTGCTGAGAGCTAACCAAAGACTGTCAAGGGCCGTGGAGTCAGATTTACCTGAGGAAGAACAAAATCTAAGTCTAAAATCTCTGTTAACCAAAATCCTTAGAGATAGACTTTCAGAAACAAAACTTGTACATCTGAAGTCTCTCTTAAGCAAAATACTGAAGGAAAGTCATAGAGACAAACTTTCTGAAACAGAAATAAGCCTAAAATCTACTTTAAGCAGCAACTTGCAAGAACTTCCTATAGAAAGTATTTCAGAAACTGGGTTAATCAATGAGAGGGAATTAGGGGGAGTATGTCAGAATCTGCTTTTGCAGAATGTTAAAGGAAAACCACTGATAGTTCCTGATACATATACACTTCAGAAAGGGAAATATCATTCTAACCAGAGCCTTGATAATCTCACTATAATAAACGAAAAGCCAGTTTTAGGAAAAGAGAAGTTAGAACTTCCAGTAGAGAATGTTCCTGGGCAAGTAACATGTGTGGTAGCTAATTTAATTGATGAAACCCAAACCAGTAGAGTCATACACCTTCctcaaaaaaatattttaaaaggagagAGTCAGGaccaacaaagttattttggtaaAGCAGAAGTAGAGCATTCAAAACCAGATTTTGGGAAATCTTTAAAAGTAAAGCAGCCATATGAGAATTTGAAGGGAACACGTGAAACAGTAGAGTCTCCTTCCTTAAATGCACATGATATCTCTGTCCAAACAGAACTTAAGGAATATCTTTGCAAACCAACACTGTCCTTTCCTGTAAACCCTCAAACATTTATCTTTGTACATTCGGGATCTGAGGAAGAAACTAAGTCACCAGATAAGTCTCACAAGaagtcaaaaaggaaaaaaaaacatgctaaGCGTTCTAAGAAGCATGTTGCATCATGTTGCCCACCCCAGGGACAAGTATTAATGTGCACACAGTTTAAAAAGGAGAAACAAATTGGTTTCAATAACTGTACGGAGATGTTAAAGGAAAAACATCGAAAACATTCTGAACCACCATCTCCAAGATCATGTGTTTCAGAAGCCAAGAAGGATTCAAAACACTCTACAGTCTCAGACATTTTGAACAAGGAAAGCCTGAAGCAGAAAGCCGAGCAAGAAAGAGAGGATGATGGGAGACCAAAGAAATCACTTAGCAAGTCTAAGATACCAGCTGCCACAGTGTCTGAACTAAAGTTACAGCACTCTGCGAAAACATTGCAAGAAAAATCGTAT AATTATGCAGATAAAAAAGAATTAGACATGGAAATATTTAGACATCTTGAAAAAGCAGTAGAAAGGGCTCTGTGTGATTTAGGAGAGGTTCCAGAAGTCATCCTGTACCAGCCACTGCATTCTGCAAGATCACACACTGCTCCAAGTATTTGTAGTCCAACTAAAGAGACCCACAGAGTACAGCCTGGAAGTTCTTACACTACTTCACTTGCTCCTTCTGCTGGTGATGATCCAGGAAATGCTACCAATTCCAAATTTGATATTCTAGACAGTCAAGAGCAGCATGTAAAACTGGCTTCTGAAAAATGGGCAGTTGTTTGTAAGATTATCCAAAGAATATTACAACAGAACTTGAGATCCCAAAAAGATGGTGAATAA
- the STRADB gene encoding STE20-related kinase adapter protein beta isoform X1: MSCLDCSCILRTTVESIRSEKQSENSIHQYLADEPELSWIHPSGRDEMALCSSDVSHYELQVEIGRGFNNLTSIYLARHTPTGTPVAVRITDLESCSEEHLKALQSEVVLSHFFQHPNIMTLWTVFTSGSWLWVISPFMAYNSASHLLRTYFPEGMTEDLIGNILFGAVRGLNYMHQNGYIHRNIKASHILISGDGLVSLSGLKNLYSLINNGQRSKVVYDFPRFSTSVLPWLSPELLRQDLYGYNLKSDIYSVGITACELANGYVPFQDIPRAKMLLHKLKGPTYCPWDINTFPCGESRMKTSQSGVDSGIGESMTHTMTSERSSKTFSPAFYNLVELCLQQDPEKRPSASSLLSHTFFKQVKEQTRSSLLSLLPPPVQHKRPQFQPLPSRAIRPEPGCVCPHERYTEWDF, encoded by the exons ATGTCTTGTTTG GATTGTTCCTGTATTCTGCGGACAACAGTTGAATCTATCAGATCAGAAAAGCAATCTGAAAATAGCATCCATCAATACTTG GCAGATGAACCTGAGTTATCCTGGATTCATCCATCTGGAAGAGATGAAATGGCACTTTGTTCTTCTGATGTCTCTCATTATGAACTCCAGGTAGAAATAG GAAGAGGATTTAATAATTTAACTTCGATCTACCTGGCCCGACACACACCTACAGGAACTCCCGTGGCTGTAAGGATCACAGATTTAGAAAGCTGTTCTGAGGAACATTTGAAAGCTTTACAG AGTGAGGTGGTGCTATCCCACTTTTTCCAGCACCCAAACATAATGACATTATGGACAGTGTTTACTTCTGGCAGCTGGCTTTGGGTCATCTCTCCATTCATGGCCTACA ATTCAGCTAGTCACCTATTGAGGACTTACTTCCCTGAAGGAATGACTGAAGATTTGATAGGAAACATTCTGTTTGGTGCAGTTAGAGGGTTAAATTACATGCACCAAAATGGTTACATTCACAG GAATATTAAAGCTAGCCACATTCTGATTTCAGGGGATGGTCTGGTTTCTCTGTCTGGCTTAAAAAATCTTTACAGTTTAATTAACAATGGACAGAGGTCAAAGGTTGTGTATGATTTCCCCCGTTTTAGTACTTCAGTGCTTCCTTGGCTGAGTCCTGAGCTACTAAGGCAG GATTTGTATGGGTATAATCTGAAGTCTGACATTTACAGTGTGGGGATAACAGCATGTGAATTAGCCAATGGATATGTACCATTTCAAGATATACCTCGTGCAAAG ATGCTGCTGCATAAGCTGAAAGGTCCCACTTACTGTCCCTGGGATATAAATACCTTCCCATGTGGAGAATCCAGAATGAAGACCTCCCAGTCAGGTGTGGATTCTGGCATCGGTGAAAGCATGACACATACAATGACTAGTGAGAGATCCTCAAAAACGTTTTCCCCTGCTTTCTACAACTTGGTAGAGCTCTGTTTGCAACAGGACCCTGAAAAAAG GCCATCGGCAAGCAGTCTGCTGTCGCACACTTTCTTCAAACAG GTGAAAGAACAAACCAGGAGTTCCTTACTTTCATTGTTACCACCTCCTGTCCAACACAAAAGACCACAATTCCAGCCGCTGCCCTCAAGAGCAATCAGGCCTGAGCCTGGGTGTGTATGCCCACATGAAAGATACACAGAATGGGACTTTTAG
- the STRADB gene encoding STE20-related kinase adapter protein beta isoform X2: MYLKDCSCILRTTVESIRSEKQSENSIHQYLADEPELSWIHPSGRDEMALCSSDVSHYELQVEIGRGFNNLTSIYLARHTPTGTPVAVRITDLESCSEEHLKALQSEVVLSHFFQHPNIMTLWTVFTSGSWLWVISPFMAYNSASHLLRTYFPEGMTEDLIGNILFGAVRGLNYMHQNGYIHRNIKASHILISGDGLVSLSGLKNLYSLINNGQRSKVVYDFPRFSTSVLPWLSPELLRQDLYGYNLKSDIYSVGITACELANGYVPFQDIPRAKMLLHKLKGPTYCPWDINTFPCGESRMKTSQSGVDSGIGESMTHTMTSERSSKTFSPAFYNLVELCLQQDPEKRPSASSLLSHTFFKQVKEQTRSSLLSLLPPPVQHKRPQFQPLPSRAIRPEPGCVCPHERYTEWDF, encoded by the exons ATGTATCTCAAGGATTGTTCCTGTATTCTGCGGACAACAGTTGAATCTATCAGATCAGAAAAGCAATCTGAAAATAGCATCCATCAATACTTG GCAGATGAACCTGAGTTATCCTGGATTCATCCATCTGGAAGAGATGAAATGGCACTTTGTTCTTCTGATGTCTCTCATTATGAACTCCAGGTAGAAATAG GAAGAGGATTTAATAATTTAACTTCGATCTACCTGGCCCGACACACACCTACAGGAACTCCCGTGGCTGTAAGGATCACAGATTTAGAAAGCTGTTCTGAGGAACATTTGAAAGCTTTACAG AGTGAGGTGGTGCTATCCCACTTTTTCCAGCACCCAAACATAATGACATTATGGACAGTGTTTACTTCTGGCAGCTGGCTTTGGGTCATCTCTCCATTCATGGCCTACA ATTCAGCTAGTCACCTATTGAGGACTTACTTCCCTGAAGGAATGACTGAAGATTTGATAGGAAACATTCTGTTTGGTGCAGTTAGAGGGTTAAATTACATGCACCAAAATGGTTACATTCACAG GAATATTAAAGCTAGCCACATTCTGATTTCAGGGGATGGTCTGGTTTCTCTGTCTGGCTTAAAAAATCTTTACAGTTTAATTAACAATGGACAGAGGTCAAAGGTTGTGTATGATTTCCCCCGTTTTAGTACTTCAGTGCTTCCTTGGCTGAGTCCTGAGCTACTAAGGCAG GATTTGTATGGGTATAATCTGAAGTCTGACATTTACAGTGTGGGGATAACAGCATGTGAATTAGCCAATGGATATGTACCATTTCAAGATATACCTCGTGCAAAG ATGCTGCTGCATAAGCTGAAAGGTCCCACTTACTGTCCCTGGGATATAAATACCTTCCCATGTGGAGAATCCAGAATGAAGACCTCCCAGTCAGGTGTGGATTCTGGCATCGGTGAAAGCATGACACATACAATGACTAGTGAGAGATCCTCAAAAACGTTTTCCCCTGCTTTCTACAACTTGGTAGAGCTCTGTTTGCAACAGGACCCTGAAAAAAG GCCATCGGCAAGCAGTCTGCTGTCGCACACTTTCTTCAAACAG GTGAAAGAACAAACCAGGAGTTCCTTACTTTCATTGTTACCACCTCCTGTCCAACACAAAAGACCACAATTCCAGCCGCTGCCCTCAAGAGCAATCAGGCCTGAGCCTGGGTGTGTATGCCCACATGAAAGATACACAGAATGGGACTTTTAG